The Ictalurus furcatus strain D&B chromosome 5, Billie_1.0, whole genome shotgun sequence genome includes a region encoding these proteins:
- the LOC128608128 gene encoding serine/threonine kinase-like domain-containing protein STKLD1 isoform X5 yields MLSMVMDCPYMTTLKIVISSQREQKEKFEDKYLQMFLGQMVDALVYLHNRNILHRNLKPSNILMSSDSVFRICDFGTATITQDRTKVDIRIKESEKCWMAPESVMLLQWSDKSDVWSLGCVLLDMLICHILNEEASLLQLSQLRQDLSPLDLIICKDFRKLLTRMLSHNPKNRANVWVLANEAVVKQSLILCGSSPHTITRTLPQGVTGPPFHEGIDSVLDFMMTYTDVEAIQLSVLSYLLKEERKECILYIIAMSRIGDVVEAVTSAMLSHSESACIQLKSFQLIQLLLTAEEACELIVKLGSVHHVLNTLKDYPHEKDIIIPCCKIIQCTLEKGYGAPESFPDAVETLCIVSEMHMQDAVVTECLCAALQFLINQALHEEKDIEKATCLLIHQLKSHPNEAAIVNHVFVAMAGLITTSETAALQLLHVPDEINGVYHIMAARRHHSDYPKVTENFCHLLKQLVQHDAVIPELLAKNVQEELGQILQQYESITETVLLAQDALSKMMSLK; encoded by the exons ATGCTTTCAATGGTAATGGACTGTCCTTATATGACCACCCTCAAAATAGTCATCTCGTCTCAAAGGGAGCAAAAGGAGAAGTTTGAAGACAAG TACTTACAGATGTTCTTGGGACAAATGGTGGATGCATTGGTCTACCTCCACAACAGAAACATTTTACACAG AAATCTGAAACCATCCAACATTTTGATGAGCAGTGACTCTGTCTTTCGCATATGTGATTTTGGAACAGCAACTATCACACAAGATCGTACAAAGGTTGATATAAGAATCAAAGAGA GTGAGAAGTGCTGGATGGCCCCGGAGAGCGTGATGTTGCTCCAGTGGAGTGACAAGTCTGACGTTTGGTCACTCGGCTGTGTCCTCCTGGATATGCTGATATGTCACATACTGAAT GAGGAGGCCTCTTTGTTACAGTTGAGTCAACTGAGACAAGATCTCAGTCCTTTGGATCTTATCATATGCAAAGACTTTCGCAAGCTCCTCACCAGGATGTTAAGCCACAATCCGAAAAATAGAGCCAATGTCTG GGTGCTGGCAAATGAAGCTGTTGTGAAACAAAGTCTGATTCTCTGTGGTTCTTCACCACATACAATTACGCGGACTCTTCCTCAAGGAGTCACTGGGCCACCATTCCATGAAGGGATTGACAGTGTTTTGG ATTTTATGATGACTTATACAGATGTGGAGGCcattcagctttctgttctgtcATACCTActgaaggaggaaagaaagg AGTGCATTCTTTATATAATAGCCATGAGCAGAATTGGTGATGTGGTAGAGGCTGTGACTTCTGCTATGCTGAGCCACTCTGAGTCAGCTTGCATTCAGCTGAAATCATTCCAGCTCATACAACTCCTTCTAACTGCAG AGGAGGCCTGTGAACTGATTGTGAAACTGGGCAGTGTTCATCATGTATTGAATACATTAAAGGACTACCCACATGAGAAGGATATCATCATCCCTTGCTGCAAAATCATACAGTGTACACTGGAAAAAG GCTATGGTGCTCCAGAATCATTTCCAGATGCTGTTGAGACATTGTGCATTGTGAGTGAGATGCATATGCAAGATGCAGTTGTGACAGAATGCTTGTGTGCTGCACTACAGTTTCTGATTAATCAAG CACTACATGAAGAGAAAGATATTGAGAAGGCTACTTGTCTCTTGATTCATCAACTCAAAAGTCATCCAAATGAAGCTGCTATAGTGAACCATGTGTTTGTCGCTATGGCCGGCTTAATCACAACGTCAG AGACTGCTGCTTTACAGCTTCTCCATGTACCAGATGAAATAAATGGTGTTTATCACATCATGGCCGCTCGAAGACACCATTCAGATTACCCAAAGGTCACAGAGAACTTTTGCCATCTACTGAAGCAACTAGTCCAACATG ATGCTGTCATTCCTGAATTGCTTGCTAAAAATGTACAGGAAGAATTGGGGCAGATACTGCAACAATATGAGTCCATCACG GAGACTGTGCTGTTGGCACAGGACGCCCTGTCGAAAATGATGAGCCTTAAATGA
- the LOC128608128 gene encoding serine/threonine kinase-like domain-containing protein STKLD1 isoform X1 — protein MENYVVVDVMCPGSFGITFFVEERNSGLEYTLKKVECLDETRANRSLQEALCLINVNHPNIVRYRELFILWDKHITSSMLSMVMDCPYMTTLKIVISSQREQKEKFEDKYLQMFLGQMVDALVYLHNRNILHRNLKPSNILMSSDSVFRICDFGTATITQDRTKVDIRIKESEKCWMAPESVMLLQWSDKSDVWSLGCVLLDMLICHILNEEASLLQLSQLRQDLSPLDLIICKDFRKLLTRMLSHNPKNRANVWVLANEAVVKQSLILCGSSPHTITRTLPQGVTGPPFHEGIDSVLDFMMTYTDVEAIQLSVLSYLLKEERKECILYIIAMSRIGDVVEAVTSAMLSHSESACIQLKSFQLIQLLLTAEEACELIVKLGSVHHVLNTLKDYPHEKDIIIPCCKIIQCTLEKGYGAPESFPDAVETLCIVSEMHMQDAVVTECLCAALQFLINQALHEEKDIEKATCLLIHQLKSHPNEAAIVNHVFVAMAGLITTSETAALQLLHVPDEINGVYHIMAARRHHSDYPKVTENFCHLLKQLVQHDAVIPELLAKNVQEELGQILQQYESITETVLLAQDALSKMMSLK, from the exons ATGGAAAATTATGTG GTTGTAGATGTGATGTGTCCAGGCTCCTTTGGTATCACCTTTTTTGTAGAAGAAAGAAATTCTGGCTTGGAATACACATTGAAGAAG GTGGAATGTTTGGATGAAACTAGAGCCAATCGAAGCCTACAGGAG GCTTTGTGTCTCATCAATGTGAATCACCCAAACATTGTCAGATACAGAGAGTTATTCATATTGTGGGATAAACAC ATAACATCGTCCATGCTTTCAATGGTAATGGACTGTCCTTATATGACCACCCTCAAAATAGTCATCTCGTCTCAAAGGGAGCAAAAGGAGAAGTTTGAAGACAAG TACTTACAGATGTTCTTGGGACAAATGGTGGATGCATTGGTCTACCTCCACAACAGAAACATTTTACACAG AAATCTGAAACCATCCAACATTTTGATGAGCAGTGACTCTGTCTTTCGCATATGTGATTTTGGAACAGCAACTATCACACAAGATCGTACAAAGGTTGATATAAGAATCAAAGAGA GTGAGAAGTGCTGGATGGCCCCGGAGAGCGTGATGTTGCTCCAGTGGAGTGACAAGTCTGACGTTTGGTCACTCGGCTGTGTCCTCCTGGATATGCTGATATGTCACATACTGAAT GAGGAGGCCTCTTTGTTACAGTTGAGTCAACTGAGACAAGATCTCAGTCCTTTGGATCTTATCATATGCAAAGACTTTCGCAAGCTCCTCACCAGGATGTTAAGCCACAATCCGAAAAATAGAGCCAATGTCTG GGTGCTGGCAAATGAAGCTGTTGTGAAACAAAGTCTGATTCTCTGTGGTTCTTCACCACATACAATTACGCGGACTCTTCCTCAAGGAGTCACTGGGCCACCATTCCATGAAGGGATTGACAGTGTTTTGG ATTTTATGATGACTTATACAGATGTGGAGGCcattcagctttctgttctgtcATACCTActgaaggaggaaagaaagg AGTGCATTCTTTATATAATAGCCATGAGCAGAATTGGTGATGTGGTAGAGGCTGTGACTTCTGCTATGCTGAGCCACTCTGAGTCAGCTTGCATTCAGCTGAAATCATTCCAGCTCATACAACTCCTTCTAACTGCAG AGGAGGCCTGTGAACTGATTGTGAAACTGGGCAGTGTTCATCATGTATTGAATACATTAAAGGACTACCCACATGAGAAGGATATCATCATCCCTTGCTGCAAAATCATACAGTGTACACTGGAAAAAG GCTATGGTGCTCCAGAATCATTTCCAGATGCTGTTGAGACATTGTGCATTGTGAGTGAGATGCATATGCAAGATGCAGTTGTGACAGAATGCTTGTGTGCTGCACTACAGTTTCTGATTAATCAAG CACTACATGAAGAGAAAGATATTGAGAAGGCTACTTGTCTCTTGATTCATCAACTCAAAAGTCATCCAAATGAAGCTGCTATAGTGAACCATGTGTTTGTCGCTATGGCCGGCTTAATCACAACGTCAG AGACTGCTGCTTTACAGCTTCTCCATGTACCAGATGAAATAAATGGTGTTTATCACATCATGGCCGCTCGAAGACACCATTCAGATTACCCAAAGGTCACAGAGAACTTTTGCCATCTACTGAAGCAACTAGTCCAACATG ATGCTGTCATTCCTGAATTGCTTGCTAAAAATGTACAGGAAGAATTGGGGCAGATACTGCAACAATATGAGTCCATCACG GAGACTGTGCTGTTGGCACAGGACGCCCTGTCGAAAATGATGAGCCTTAAATGA
- the LOC128608128 gene encoding serine/threonine kinase-like domain-containing protein STKLD1 isoform X4, translating to MENYVVVDVMCPGSFGITFFVEERNSGLEYTLKKVECLDETRANRSLQEALCLINVNHPNIVRYRELFILWDKHSSRLKGSKRRSLKTSTYRCSWDKWWMHWSTSTTETFYTGEKCWMAPESVMLLQWSDKSDVWSLGCVLLDMLICHILNEEASLLQLSQLRQDLSPLDLIICKDFRKLLTRMLSHNPKNRANVWVLANEAVVKQSLILCGSSPHTITRTLPQGVTGPPFHEGIDSVLDFMMTYTDVEAIQLSVLSYLLKEERKECILYIIAMSRIGDVVEAVTSAMLSHSESACIQLKSFQLIQLLLTAEEACELIVKLGSVHHVLNTLKDYPHEKDIIIPCCKIIQCTLEKGYGAPESFPDAVETLCIVSEMHMQDAVVTECLCAALQFLINQALHEEKDIEKATCLLIHQLKSHPNEAAIVNHVFVAMAGLITTSETAALQLLHVPDEINGVYHIMAARRHHSDYPKVTENFCHLLKQLVQHDAVIPELLAKNVQEELGQILQQYESITETVLLAQDALSKMMSLK from the exons ATGGAAAATTATGTG GTTGTAGATGTGATGTGTCCAGGCTCCTTTGGTATCACCTTTTTTGTAGAAGAAAGAAATTCTGGCTTGGAATACACATTGAAGAAG GTGGAATGTTTGGATGAAACTAGAGCCAATCGAAGCCTACAGGAG GCTTTGTGTCTCATCAATGTGAATCACCCAAACATTGTCAGATACAGAGAGTTATTCATATTGTGGGATAAACAC TCATCTCGTCTCAAAGGGAGCAAAAGGAGAAGTTTGAAGACAAG TACTTACAGATGTTCTTGGGACAAATGGTGGATGCATTGGTCTACCTCCACAACAGAAACATTTTACACAG GTGAGAAGTGCTGGATGGCCCCGGAGAGCGTGATGTTGCTCCAGTGGAGTGACAAGTCTGACGTTTGGTCACTCGGCTGTGTCCTCCTGGATATGCTGATATGTCACATACTGAAT GAGGAGGCCTCTTTGTTACAGTTGAGTCAACTGAGACAAGATCTCAGTCCTTTGGATCTTATCATATGCAAAGACTTTCGCAAGCTCCTCACCAGGATGTTAAGCCACAATCCGAAAAATAGAGCCAATGTCTG GGTGCTGGCAAATGAAGCTGTTGTGAAACAAAGTCTGATTCTCTGTGGTTCTTCACCACATACAATTACGCGGACTCTTCCTCAAGGAGTCACTGGGCCACCATTCCATGAAGGGATTGACAGTGTTTTGG ATTTTATGATGACTTATACAGATGTGGAGGCcattcagctttctgttctgtcATACCTActgaaggaggaaagaaagg AGTGCATTCTTTATATAATAGCCATGAGCAGAATTGGTGATGTGGTAGAGGCTGTGACTTCTGCTATGCTGAGCCACTCTGAGTCAGCTTGCATTCAGCTGAAATCATTCCAGCTCATACAACTCCTTCTAACTGCAG AGGAGGCCTGTGAACTGATTGTGAAACTGGGCAGTGTTCATCATGTATTGAATACATTAAAGGACTACCCACATGAGAAGGATATCATCATCCCTTGCTGCAAAATCATACAGTGTACACTGGAAAAAG GCTATGGTGCTCCAGAATCATTTCCAGATGCTGTTGAGACATTGTGCATTGTGAGTGAGATGCATATGCAAGATGCAGTTGTGACAGAATGCTTGTGTGCTGCACTACAGTTTCTGATTAATCAAG CACTACATGAAGAGAAAGATATTGAGAAGGCTACTTGTCTCTTGATTCATCAACTCAAAAGTCATCCAAATGAAGCTGCTATAGTGAACCATGTGTTTGTCGCTATGGCCGGCTTAATCACAACGTCAG AGACTGCTGCTTTACAGCTTCTCCATGTACCAGATGAAATAAATGGTGTTTATCACATCATGGCCGCTCGAAGACACCATTCAGATTACCCAAAGGTCACAGAGAACTTTTGCCATCTACTGAAGCAACTAGTCCAACATG ATGCTGTCATTCCTGAATTGCTTGCTAAAAATGTACAGGAAGAATTGGGGCAGATACTGCAACAATATGAGTCCATCACG GAGACTGTGCTGTTGGCACAGGACGCCCTGTCGAAAATGATGAGCCTTAAATGA
- the LOC128608128 gene encoding serine/threonine kinase-like domain-containing protein STKLD1 isoform X3, producing the protein MENYVVVDVMCPGSFGITFFVEERNSGLEYTLKKVECLDETRANRSLQEITSSMLSMVMDCPYMTTLKIVISSQREQKEKFEDKYLQMFLGQMVDALVYLHNRNILHRNLKPSNILMSSDSVFRICDFGTATITQDRTKVDIRIKESEKCWMAPESVMLLQWSDKSDVWSLGCVLLDMLICHILNEEASLLQLSQLRQDLSPLDLIICKDFRKLLTRMLSHNPKNRANVWVLANEAVVKQSLILCGSSPHTITRTLPQGVTGPPFHEGIDSVLDFMMTYTDVEAIQLSVLSYLLKEERKECILYIIAMSRIGDVVEAVTSAMLSHSESACIQLKSFQLIQLLLTAEEACELIVKLGSVHHVLNTLKDYPHEKDIIIPCCKIIQCTLEKGYGAPESFPDAVETLCIVSEMHMQDAVVTECLCAALQFLINQALHEEKDIEKATCLLIHQLKSHPNEAAIVNHVFVAMAGLITTSETAALQLLHVPDEINGVYHIMAARRHHSDYPKVTENFCHLLKQLVQHDAVIPELLAKNVQEELGQILQQYESITETVLLAQDALSKMMSLK; encoded by the exons ATGGAAAATTATGTG GTTGTAGATGTGATGTGTCCAGGCTCCTTTGGTATCACCTTTTTTGTAGAAGAAAGAAATTCTGGCTTGGAATACACATTGAAGAAG GTGGAATGTTTGGATGAAACTAGAGCCAATCGAAGCCTACAGGAG ATAACATCGTCCATGCTTTCAATGGTAATGGACTGTCCTTATATGACCACCCTCAAAATAGTCATCTCGTCTCAAAGGGAGCAAAAGGAGAAGTTTGAAGACAAG TACTTACAGATGTTCTTGGGACAAATGGTGGATGCATTGGTCTACCTCCACAACAGAAACATTTTACACAG AAATCTGAAACCATCCAACATTTTGATGAGCAGTGACTCTGTCTTTCGCATATGTGATTTTGGAACAGCAACTATCACACAAGATCGTACAAAGGTTGATATAAGAATCAAAGAGA GTGAGAAGTGCTGGATGGCCCCGGAGAGCGTGATGTTGCTCCAGTGGAGTGACAAGTCTGACGTTTGGTCACTCGGCTGTGTCCTCCTGGATATGCTGATATGTCACATACTGAAT GAGGAGGCCTCTTTGTTACAGTTGAGTCAACTGAGACAAGATCTCAGTCCTTTGGATCTTATCATATGCAAAGACTTTCGCAAGCTCCTCACCAGGATGTTAAGCCACAATCCGAAAAATAGAGCCAATGTCTG GGTGCTGGCAAATGAAGCTGTTGTGAAACAAAGTCTGATTCTCTGTGGTTCTTCACCACATACAATTACGCGGACTCTTCCTCAAGGAGTCACTGGGCCACCATTCCATGAAGGGATTGACAGTGTTTTGG ATTTTATGATGACTTATACAGATGTGGAGGCcattcagctttctgttctgtcATACCTActgaaggaggaaagaaagg AGTGCATTCTTTATATAATAGCCATGAGCAGAATTGGTGATGTGGTAGAGGCTGTGACTTCTGCTATGCTGAGCCACTCTGAGTCAGCTTGCATTCAGCTGAAATCATTCCAGCTCATACAACTCCTTCTAACTGCAG AGGAGGCCTGTGAACTGATTGTGAAACTGGGCAGTGTTCATCATGTATTGAATACATTAAAGGACTACCCACATGAGAAGGATATCATCATCCCTTGCTGCAAAATCATACAGTGTACACTGGAAAAAG GCTATGGTGCTCCAGAATCATTTCCAGATGCTGTTGAGACATTGTGCATTGTGAGTGAGATGCATATGCAAGATGCAGTTGTGACAGAATGCTTGTGTGCTGCACTACAGTTTCTGATTAATCAAG CACTACATGAAGAGAAAGATATTGAGAAGGCTACTTGTCTCTTGATTCATCAACTCAAAAGTCATCCAAATGAAGCTGCTATAGTGAACCATGTGTTTGTCGCTATGGCCGGCTTAATCACAACGTCAG AGACTGCTGCTTTACAGCTTCTCCATGTACCAGATGAAATAAATGGTGTTTATCACATCATGGCCGCTCGAAGACACCATTCAGATTACCCAAAGGTCACAGAGAACTTTTGCCATCTACTGAAGCAACTAGTCCAACATG ATGCTGTCATTCCTGAATTGCTTGCTAAAAATGTACAGGAAGAATTGGGGCAGATACTGCAACAATATGAGTCCATCACG GAGACTGTGCTGTTGGCACAGGACGCCCTGTCGAAAATGATGAGCCTTAAATGA
- the LOC128608128 gene encoding serine/threonine kinase-like domain-containing protein STKLD1 isoform X6 → MFEVSKRSKTNTHTHTHKTSTQPSPHECRAERLSYRAQNFSYYGKLCGCRCDVSRLLWYHLFCRRKKFWLGIHIEEGEKCWMAPESVMLLQWSDKSDVWSLGCVLLDMLICHILNEEASLLQLSQLRQDLSPLDLIICKDFRKLLTRMLSHNPKNRANVWVLANEAVVKQSLILCGSSPHTITRTLPQGVTGPPFHEGIDSVLDFMMTYTDVEAIQLSVLSYLLKEERKECILYIIAMSRIGDVVEAVTSAMLSHSESACIQLKSFQLIQLLLTAEEACELIVKLGSVHHVLNTLKDYPHEKDIIIPCCKIIQCTLEKGYGAPESFPDAVETLCIVSEMHMQDAVVTECLCAALQFLINQALHEEKDIEKATCLLIHQLKSHPNEAAIVNHVFVAMAGLITTSETAALQLLHVPDEINGVYHIMAARRHHSDYPKVTENFCHLLKQLVQHDAVIPELLAKNVQEELGQILQQYESITETVLLAQDALSKMMSLK, encoded by the exons ATGTTCGAGGTCTCCAAGCgctcaaaaacaaacacacacacacacacacacaaaacatccaCACAACCGTCTCCTCACGAATGTAGAGCTGAAAGACTTAGCTATAGAGCTCAAAATTTTTCCTACTATGGAAAATTATGTG GTTGTAGATGTGATGTGTCCAGGCTCCTTTGGTATCACCTTTTTTGTAGAAGAAAGAAATTCTGGCTTGGAATACACATTGAAGAAG GTGAGAAGTGCTGGATGGCCCCGGAGAGCGTGATGTTGCTCCAGTGGAGTGACAAGTCTGACGTTTGGTCACTCGGCTGTGTCCTCCTGGATATGCTGATATGTCACATACTGAAT GAGGAGGCCTCTTTGTTACAGTTGAGTCAACTGAGACAAGATCTCAGTCCTTTGGATCTTATCATATGCAAAGACTTTCGCAAGCTCCTCACCAGGATGTTAAGCCACAATCCGAAAAATAGAGCCAATGTCTG GGTGCTGGCAAATGAAGCTGTTGTGAAACAAAGTCTGATTCTCTGTGGTTCTTCACCACATACAATTACGCGGACTCTTCCTCAAGGAGTCACTGGGCCACCATTCCATGAAGGGATTGACAGTGTTTTGG ATTTTATGATGACTTATACAGATGTGGAGGCcattcagctttctgttctgtcATACCTActgaaggaggaaagaaagg AGTGCATTCTTTATATAATAGCCATGAGCAGAATTGGTGATGTGGTAGAGGCTGTGACTTCTGCTATGCTGAGCCACTCTGAGTCAGCTTGCATTCAGCTGAAATCATTCCAGCTCATACAACTCCTTCTAACTGCAG AGGAGGCCTGTGAACTGATTGTGAAACTGGGCAGTGTTCATCATGTATTGAATACATTAAAGGACTACCCACATGAGAAGGATATCATCATCCCTTGCTGCAAAATCATACAGTGTACACTGGAAAAAG GCTATGGTGCTCCAGAATCATTTCCAGATGCTGTTGAGACATTGTGCATTGTGAGTGAGATGCATATGCAAGATGCAGTTGTGACAGAATGCTTGTGTGCTGCACTACAGTTTCTGATTAATCAAG CACTACATGAAGAGAAAGATATTGAGAAGGCTACTTGTCTCTTGATTCATCAACTCAAAAGTCATCCAAATGAAGCTGCTATAGTGAACCATGTGTTTGTCGCTATGGCCGGCTTAATCACAACGTCAG AGACTGCTGCTTTACAGCTTCTCCATGTACCAGATGAAATAAATGGTGTTTATCACATCATGGCCGCTCGAAGACACCATTCAGATTACCCAAAGGTCACAGAGAACTTTTGCCATCTACTGAAGCAACTAGTCCAACATG ATGCTGTCATTCCTGAATTGCTTGCTAAAAATGTACAGGAAGAATTGGGGCAGATACTGCAACAATATGAGTCCATCACG GAGACTGTGCTGTTGGCACAGGACGCCCTGTCGAAAATGATGAGCCTTAAATGA
- the LOC128608128 gene encoding serine/threonine kinase-like domain-containing protein STKLD1 isoform X2, translating into MENYVVVDVMCPGSFGITFFVEERNSGLEYTLKKVECLDETRANRSLQEALCLINVNHPNIVRYRELFILWDKHITSSMLSMVMDCPYMTTLKIVISSQREQKEKFEDKYLQMFLGQMVDALVYLHNRNILHRNLKPSNILMSSDSVFRICDFGTATITQDRTKVDIRIKESEKCWMAPESVMLLQWSDKSDVWSLGCVLLDMLICHILNEEASLLQLSQLRQDLSPLDLIICKDFRKLLTRMLSHNPKNRANVWVLANEAVVKQSLILCGSSPHTITRTLPQGVTGPPFHEGIDSVLDFMMTYTDVEAIQLSVLSYLLKEERKAMSRIGDVVEAVTSAMLSHSESACIQLKSFQLIQLLLTAEEACELIVKLGSVHHVLNTLKDYPHEKDIIIPCCKIIQCTLEKGYGAPESFPDAVETLCIVSEMHMQDAVVTECLCAALQFLINQALHEEKDIEKATCLLIHQLKSHPNEAAIVNHVFVAMAGLITTSETAALQLLHVPDEINGVYHIMAARRHHSDYPKVTENFCHLLKQLVQHDAVIPELLAKNVQEELGQILQQYESITETVLLAQDALSKMMSLK; encoded by the exons ATGGAAAATTATGTG GTTGTAGATGTGATGTGTCCAGGCTCCTTTGGTATCACCTTTTTTGTAGAAGAAAGAAATTCTGGCTTGGAATACACATTGAAGAAG GTGGAATGTTTGGATGAAACTAGAGCCAATCGAAGCCTACAGGAG GCTTTGTGTCTCATCAATGTGAATCACCCAAACATTGTCAGATACAGAGAGTTATTCATATTGTGGGATAAACAC ATAACATCGTCCATGCTTTCAATGGTAATGGACTGTCCTTATATGACCACCCTCAAAATAGTCATCTCGTCTCAAAGGGAGCAAAAGGAGAAGTTTGAAGACAAG TACTTACAGATGTTCTTGGGACAAATGGTGGATGCATTGGTCTACCTCCACAACAGAAACATTTTACACAG AAATCTGAAACCATCCAACATTTTGATGAGCAGTGACTCTGTCTTTCGCATATGTGATTTTGGAACAGCAACTATCACACAAGATCGTACAAAGGTTGATATAAGAATCAAAGAGA GTGAGAAGTGCTGGATGGCCCCGGAGAGCGTGATGTTGCTCCAGTGGAGTGACAAGTCTGACGTTTGGTCACTCGGCTGTGTCCTCCTGGATATGCTGATATGTCACATACTGAAT GAGGAGGCCTCTTTGTTACAGTTGAGTCAACTGAGACAAGATCTCAGTCCTTTGGATCTTATCATATGCAAAGACTTTCGCAAGCTCCTCACCAGGATGTTAAGCCACAATCCGAAAAATAGAGCCAATGTCTG GGTGCTGGCAAATGAAGCTGTTGTGAAACAAAGTCTGATTCTCTGTGGTTCTTCACCACATACAATTACGCGGACTCTTCCTCAAGGAGTCACTGGGCCACCATTCCATGAAGGGATTGACAGTGTTTTGG ATTTTATGATGACTTATACAGATGTGGAGGCcattcagctttctgttctgtcATACCTActgaaggaggaaagaaagg CCATGAGCAGAATTGGTGATGTGGTAGAGGCTGTGACTTCTGCTATGCTGAGCCACTCTGAGTCAGCTTGCATTCAGCTGAAATCATTCCAGCTCATACAACTCCTTCTAACTGCAG AGGAGGCCTGTGAACTGATTGTGAAACTGGGCAGTGTTCATCATGTATTGAATACATTAAAGGACTACCCACATGAGAAGGATATCATCATCCCTTGCTGCAAAATCATACAGTGTACACTGGAAAAAG GCTATGGTGCTCCAGAATCATTTCCAGATGCTGTTGAGACATTGTGCATTGTGAGTGAGATGCATATGCAAGATGCAGTTGTGACAGAATGCTTGTGTGCTGCACTACAGTTTCTGATTAATCAAG CACTACATGAAGAGAAAGATATTGAGAAGGCTACTTGTCTCTTGATTCATCAACTCAAAAGTCATCCAAATGAAGCTGCTATAGTGAACCATGTGTTTGTCGCTATGGCCGGCTTAATCACAACGTCAG AGACTGCTGCTTTACAGCTTCTCCATGTACCAGATGAAATAAATGGTGTTTATCACATCATGGCCGCTCGAAGACACCATTCAGATTACCCAAAGGTCACAGAGAACTTTTGCCATCTACTGAAGCAACTAGTCCAACATG ATGCTGTCATTCCTGAATTGCTTGCTAAAAATGTACAGGAAGAATTGGGGCAGATACTGCAACAATATGAGTCCATCACG GAGACTGTGCTGTTGGCACAGGACGCCCTGTCGAAAATGATGAGCCTTAAATGA